A window of Castanea sativa cultivar Marrone di Chiusa Pesio chromosome 1, ASM4071231v1 contains these coding sequences:
- the LOC142631351 gene encoding uncharacterized protein LOC142631351 has translation MDVPNKVKHFRWKACRNILATKENLRRRKVTQEGLCEECGNMIESTTHLFWFCKQALVVWSHSKLVLPFTISKSWEFIEVVGQFLKWRDAYPDLMERVMMICWGIWRNRNEAKHGGKRKTGEAVIKCSRYLLEEFQTANGVRSRSREVGFGVIIRDGAGLVVAALSKKRIGLTGAVEVEAKAKAMEVAVQFAKDVGIRETTFEGDSLIVSKAARGVGDVPSSIQNIVCGIIQDLQTFRVAEVSHVKRQGSAPAHLLAPHALHVVDYNAWLEEGPSFIEHTCAHDVIQFSSFE, from the exons ATGGATGTCCCCAACAAGGTGAAGCACTTCAGATGGAAGGCGTGTAGGAACATCTTGGCCACAAAGGAGAATTTACGGAGAAGGAAGGTCACTCAAGAGGGACTGTGCGAGGAGTGTGGTAATATGATTGAATCGACGACCCATCTCTTCTGGTTTTGCAAGCAAGCGCTAGTAGTGTGGTCCCACAGTAAGCTTGTCTTACCCTTTACCATCTCAAAGTCATGGGAGTTTATTGAAGTTGTGGGTCAATTTCTAAAGTGGAGGGATGCCTATCCGGATCTTATGGAGAGGGTTATGATGATATGCTGGGGGATTTGGAGGAATAGAAACGAAGCAAAGCATGGAGGGAAACGAAAAACTGGTGAGGCAGTGATCAAGTGCTCGCGCTATTTACTTGAGGAGTTCCAAACGGCGAATGGGGTTCGGAGCAG GAGCAGGGAGGTTGGTTTTGGCGTGATCATCCGTGACGGTGCAGGTTTGGTCGTTGCTGCCTTGAGTAAGAAGAGGATAGGTCTCACTGGAGCAGTGGAAGTAGAGGCGAAGGCGAAGGCGATGGAAGTGGCTGTCCAGTTCGCGAAGGACGTGGGGATAAGGGAAACAACTTTCGAAGGTGACTCTCTTATTGTGAGCAAAGCAGCCAGAGGAGTGGGAGATGTCCCATCCTCGATCCAAAACATTGTCTGCGGCATTATTCAAGACCTTCAGACGTTTAGAGTAGCAGAAGTGTCACATGTTAAAAGGCAGGGGAGTGCCCCTGCCCATTTACTTGCCCCACATGCATTGCATGTGGTGGATTATAATGCATGGCTAGAGGAGGGCCCTAGCTTCATTGAGCACACGTGTGCCCATGATGTAATccagttttcttcttttgaatGA